From Bicyclus anynana chromosome 7, ilBicAnyn1.1, whole genome shotgun sequence, the proteins below share one genomic window:
- the LOC112045207 gene encoding dual specificity protein phosphatase 14 has protein sequence MKVLTVEDKVSSVGNENEPTIDAEAKLTKEELNRGCPLGVSRVIASVYVCGAHALPGAVKALHPGLVVNAAPELPPPPEDYVPRHYVPLLDTPNSDMHPYMERVADLINEVVSRNETVLVHCVAGVSRSVTLCLAYLVKWQKMTLRDAYHHLKQRRPQIRPNTGFFKQLIKFEERLFSEASVKMVYCEAIDKEIPDVYEPDYRGMMWFRQRYGPIEKS, from the exons ATGAAGGTACTCACAGTCGAAGATAAGGTTTCTAGTGTTGGGAACGAGAATGAGCCTACAATTGATGCTGAAGCGAAATTAACTAAGGAGGAATTGAACAG AGGTTGTCCTCTCGGGGTATCCCGGGTCATCGCTTCAGTGTACGTCTGCGGTGCCCATGCTTTACCCGGCGCAGTCAAAGCGTTACATCCCGGACTAGTTGTCAACGCTGCACCAGAGCTACCACCGCCACCAGAAGACTACGTGCCACGGCATTATGTTCCACTTCTGGACACACCGAATTCAGACATGCACCCATATATGGAACGTGTGGCTGATCTTATTAACGAG GTCGTCTCAAGAAATGAAACAGTGCTAGTCCATTGCGTGGCCGGTGTGTCAAGATCAGTGACTCTCTGCTTGGCCTATCTAGTTAAGTGGCAGAAGATGACCCTCAGAGATGCCTACCACCATTTGAAGCAAAGGAG GCCGCAGATCCGACCGAACACGGGTTTCTTCAAGCAGCTCATAAAGTTCGAAGAGAGGTTGTTCAGTGAGGCATCTGTGAAGATGGTTTACTGCGAAGCCATAGACAAAGAGATCCCTGATGTATACGAACCTGATTATAGAGGAATGATGTGGTTTAGACAGAGATATGGACCTATTGAAAAGAGCTAA